The Rhodospirillaceae bacterium nucleotide sequence GTTTCGCGTGTCGCTCGCCACCGTTTCTGGCCAATAGGGGTCCAGCAGTTCCGCAGGCAGTTTGGTAACTTTGATGGCGGCAGTCAGCAGAGGCGCGGCACCGTCTTTGGCCTTACCACTGAAGGCACCCTGCCAATCCCCGTTGGCAGTGATATGCGGCCCCCCGATATCAAGATCGAAAGCCCTGATCGCCATGATATCCTGGTCCCTGTCGACGCGCCCTTCGACCGAGAGACTGGCAACTGGAATCGGCTCCTTTGTGAGACCCGGCAAATCTAGGGCGCCAGCGCCGCTTGCCAAAGTGAAATCAACCTCGCCAATGTCGCCGAGATGCTCGCTGGCAATCTGGATGGACGTCTTTACCGTCGCCGTCACGGCGAGATCGGCCGTCGACAAATCGGAAAGCGCCGGCTCAATCAGGCCGAGCGATGACAATTGAAGAGCCGCTACCGCTGCATCAATGCTGAGCTTCTCGCTGTCGCGGCGATAGTCGAGCTTGGCGCTGACGATGGCTGGATCGCCGAATTGCGGCATCGCCGCGAAGAGATCGCCAACCAGGCCGCCTACATCGCGTCGCGCCTCCGCGCCGAAATTGTCGGCCTGCCAGGTCAGGCCGGTGACATGGTCGATGATCTGAACGCTGCCATTGAGGATGGCGGCCGAGGTCAGGTAGCCCGTCGGCTTGGTGCGATCCGGCGGCTCCAGCATATCGCCAGCCAGCAGCATGAGCGCTTCGAAACTGCCATCGGATTCCTTCGTGGTCGGCGAACTGGTGACACCACCGGGGCCAAAGGCTAGTGAGCCGTCTGCGTTCCGAATCAGGGTTAGCTTGGGGCCGATGATCTCGATCTTGCTGGGTGCAACCAGTCCTTTCAGCAACGCCCGAGCACTGAAGGTAATTGATACTTCCGGCAAATTGGCGAGTTCGCGGCCTTCCTGGTCCCGTACGCGCAAGTTGATCGCGCGCACGTCTAACGCCCGGTCCCAGCCCGCCCAGGTCAGGACTGTATCGTCGATCGAAATGCGATAGGGTTGGTCATTGCGGATCAGCGCCTGTTCCACATAGGAAGAGAGAAAGCGCAGATGGATCGGACCTTCCTGAGTCAGGCGCCATGTCAGAAAGGCAAGGATGATCGCTGCGCCCGCAAGGGCCGCGCCGAGAACTTCGAGTGTTATTTTTGTCGTTCGACGAATCACGCGCGGTTAGCTCCGATCGGCAGGCGGTAAGGTCAGAAGCACTATTCTGCTGAAGAAACACGTCCCGGTGCCAAGGGTTTCCGCACCCCATACAAAGCATTGGCTTGACCAGGACCGGTAGCTTCAGCAGTCTCTCGGTTTCCCCGCTGACAACAGCCAGACAATGCCCCTCGCAACCATTGCCGCCATCGACCCCGCCTTGCTGCCGCGCCCGAGTGATCAGCGGCAGGCCGAACTCCATCTGGAACAATTGACCCAGAACCTGACGCCGGAGGCAGCCTCGCTCCTGGCAACTCCCACCGTTGCCGGTCTGCTCGCTGCGCTTTTCGGCAACTCTCCCTTCCTGGCTCGCTGCCTTTTGGCAGAAACTGAGGTGTTTTTTGAACTTTTAACCCAGGATATCGATTCTGTCTTTAACAATGTCGTGAAGGAGATATCACCCAAAGCATTGGAAAGCCTCGATGAAGTAGCGTTAATGACAGCCTTGCGCCGAGCCCGCCGGCAAGTGGCGCTCATCGTAGCAACAGCAGATATCTGCGGGTTGTGGGACCTCGGCGAGGTAACTGGTGCGCTGAGCAGCTTTGCTGACGTCTGTCTACAGGCAACGATCTCGCACCAGTTGCGCAAACTCGCACTTTCCGGGGAGATTTCCTTACCGTTTCCTGACGAGCCGGAACGGGATTGCGGCCTGATCGTGGTCGGCCTCGGAAAGCTTGGTGCCGGCGAACTCAACTATTCCAGCGACATCGACCTTATCCTGCTCTTCGAACGTGACAAGGTTCGCTATACGGGGCGCAAGACCGCCCAGGAATGTTTCGTCCGCCTGGCGCGAAATCTGGTGCGGATTCTGCAAGATGGAACCGCCGAAGGCTATGTCTTCCGCATCGACCTGCGCCTGCGACCCGACCCGGCTTCGACACCGCTGGTGATATCCACCCTGGCCGCCGAGACATATTACGAAGGCATGGGGCAGAACTGGGAGCGCGCCGCCATGATCAAGGCGCGTGTTGTTGCAGGCGATATCAGCGCCGGCGAGGTTTTTTTGTACCGGCTTAGGCCGTTCATCTGGCGCAAACATCTGGACTTTGCAGCCATCCAGGACATTCACTCGATTAAACGGCAAATCTACGCCGTCAAAGGGCATCGTCATGTGGCGGTCGCCGGTCACAACATCAAACTCGGCCGAGGTGGCATTCGCGAAGTCGAGTTCTTCGCACAAACCCAGCAGTTGATTTGGGGCAGACGCGCCAAGGAACTGCGCAAACGCGCGACCTGCGCGGCGATCGAAGGCCTCGTCCAAGTCGGCAAATGTCGGCGTGACGTCGCCGACGAGCTGATCACCGCCTATGCCTATCTTCGCAAAATTGAACATCGCCTGCAGATGATCGACGATCAGCAAACCCAGACTTTGCCGGACTACGGGCCGGCGCTGGACCGGGTCGCTATCTTCAGCGGTCATGCCAATACAGTGGAATTTGAAGCGATGCTGCGCCACCATCTGGGGCGGGTCGAAGATCACTACGCCGAGCTTTTCGAGGAGGCACCGACCCTGGGCGCCGAAGAAGCCGGTATTGCCGGCAGCCTGGTCTTTACCGGCACCGACGACGATCCTGAGACGGTGCGCAACCTTGAGAGCATGGGCTTTCCCAACGGCAGCGCCGTCGCCGCCCAGATTCGTGCCTGGCATCATGGGCGCTACCGCGCAACGCGTAGCGCTCGGGCTCGCGAATTGTTGACCGAGTTGATGCCGCGCCTGCTGACAAAGCTCGGTCGGACGGCAGAACCCGATACCGCCTTCCGCCGCTTTGATGATTTTCTGCGCGCCCTTCCGGCAGGCGTTCAGTTCTTCTCGCTCATCTATTCCAATCCAGCCCTGCTCGACTTGATCGCGGAGGTCATGGGAACGGCGCCACTGCTGGCCGAACAATTGGCACGGCGCCCGGCCTTGCTCGACGGCGTCGTTGCCGCCGGCCTTTATGACGCCAATGCCGATCGGGCAACATTGTCCTTGGATCTCGACCGCCAAATGGATCTGGCGACCGACTTCCAGGATGCCATTGACGTTCTGCGGCGCTGGACCAAGGACCAGCAGTTCCAGATTGGCGTGCGTATCCTGCGCGGTACCTTGGACGGAGATGACGCCGGTCCTTTGCTGTCGGACGTTGCCGACTGCGCATTGGCAGCATTGTTTCCGCTTGTTGCTGCCGAGTTTGAAGCCCAGCACGGGAAGTTGCCGGGCCGCGGCCTGGTCTTCTTGGCGCTAGGCAAACTTGGCAGCCGGGAAATGACCATCACGTCCGACCTCGACCTGGTCTTCATCTATGACGCCCCGGCAGACGTGCCTGACTGGGATACAAAGCTGTCCAGTGGTGCCAAGCCACTGGCACCGATCCAGTACTATGCCCGCCTCGCCCAACGCCTGATCAATGCCATCACGGCGGCCACGGGCGAAGGAAGGCTGTTTGAGGTCGACATGCGGTTGCGGCCGAGCGGCAATTCCGGACCCATCGCAAGCGGCCTTTCGCCGTTCGAAAAGTATCAAATGACCGAGGCATGGACCTGGGAGCATATGGCCCTGACGCGCGCGCGCGTTATCGCCGGCGATCCCGGTCTGGCCAATGACACGATGGCGATGTTGAATCGCGTTCTGCGCCAGAAACGCGATCCTGAAAAACTCCGGATCGATATCCTGGATATGCGGCGCCGCATGGCCCAGCAGTATCGCACTGACGACATCTGGGATCTGAAACACTGTCGTGGCGGTCAAGTTGATATCGATTTTATCTCGCAATATCTGGTTCTTAAAAATGCTGCCGAACACCCGGACATTGTCGCAGGCGACCCGGTTATTGCCTTGGGTCGCGCGCATCTCCTGGGGTTGATTGATCCCGTGACGGGCGACAGGCTGATCACCGTGGCAAGGCAGTGGCACCGCCTGCAGCAAGTCATCCGCTTGATTGTCGGTGGCAAACTGGAGGAAGAAAAGCTCGGCGCGCCGGCCAAGAAACATCTTGCTCAGATCGTGAGCGAACCGGATTTTCCGACACTTAAGGCCCTGATCATCGAGCAAGAGGCAATGGTTTTCGAATGCTTCGAGACCATATTTGACGTTGAATCCATCCCGGAATGAAGGAGACCACAATGGCACTCGAAATCGGCGCCAAAGCGCCTGCTTTCTCCATGAAGACCGATGGCGCAGGAAAAGTCGCACTGAGCGAGTTGAAGGGCAAGAATGTGGTCCTTTATTTCTACCCCAAGGATGACACCAGTGGCTGTACAGCAGAGGCATGCGGCTTTCGTGACCAATTGCCCAAGTTCAAGAAGCTGGACGCCGTCGTTATCGGCGTGTCGCGCGACAGCGTCGAGAGCCACGACAAGTTCAAGAAGAAGTACGACATCAACTTCACCCTCGGCTCGGACGAGTCCGGCAAGGTCACCGAGGCCTATGGCGTCTGGGTCGAGAAGAACATGTACGGCAAGAAATACATGGGCATTGAGCGCGCGACCTATCTGATCGACGGTAAGGGCATCA carries:
- a CDS encoding bifunctional [glutamine synthetase] adenylyltransferase/[glutamine synthetase]-adenylyl-L-tyrosine phosphorylase, encoding MPLATIAAIDPALLPRPSDQRQAELHLEQLTQNLTPEAASLLATPTVAGLLAALFGNSPFLARCLLAETEVFFELLTQDIDSVFNNVVKEISPKALESLDEVALMTALRRARRQVALIVATADICGLWDLGEVTGALSSFADVCLQATISHQLRKLALSGEISLPFPDEPERDCGLIVVGLGKLGAGELNYSSDIDLILLFERDKVRYTGRKTAQECFVRLARNLVRILQDGTAEGYVFRIDLRLRPDPASTPLVISTLAAETYYEGMGQNWERAAMIKARVVAGDISAGEVFLYRLRPFIWRKHLDFAAIQDIHSIKRQIYAVKGHRHVAVAGHNIKLGRGGIREVEFFAQTQQLIWGRRAKELRKRATCAAIEGLVQVGKCRRDVADELITAYAYLRKIEHRLQMIDDQQTQTLPDYGPALDRVAIFSGHANTVEFEAMLRHHLGRVEDHYAELFEEAPTLGAEEAGIAGSLVFTGTDDDPETVRNLESMGFPNGSAVAAQIRAWHHGRYRATRSARARELLTELMPRLLTKLGRTAEPDTAFRRFDDFLRALPAGVQFFSLIYSNPALLDLIAEVMGTAPLLAEQLARRPALLDGVVAAGLYDANADRATLSLDLDRQMDLATDFQDAIDVLRRWTKDQQFQIGVRILRGTLDGDDAGPLLSDVADCALAALFPLVAAEFEAQHGKLPGRGLVFLALGKLGSREMTITSDLDLVFIYDAPADVPDWDTKLSSGAKPLAPIQYYARLAQRLINAITAATGEGRLFEVDMRLRPSGNSGPIASGLSPFEKYQMTEAWTWEHMALTRARVIAGDPGLANDTMAMLNRVLRQKRDPEKLRIDILDMRRRMAQQYRTDDIWDLKHCRGGQVDIDFISQYLVLKNAAEHPDIVAGDPVIALGRAHLLGLIDPVTGDRLITVARQWHRLQQVIRLIVGGKLEEEKLGAPAKKHLAQIVSEPDFPTLKALIIEQEAMVFECFETIFDVESIPE
- the bcp gene encoding thioredoxin-dependent thiol peroxidase translates to MALEIGAKAPAFSMKTDGAGKVALSELKGKNVVLYFYPKDDTSGCTAEACGFRDQLPKFKKLDAVVIGVSRDSVESHDKFKKKYDINFTLGSDESGKVTEAYGVWVEKNMYGKKYMGIERATYLIDGKGIIRGVWRKVKVPGHVEEVAKAIKNLD